The Mycoplasmopsis caviae sequence TAGAACTTGTTTCTTATTGCATTCTGACTTTTATTTTGAAGGAAGGTGCACTTTTTATAGAACAGCAATGTTTGCTGATTATTCAACTGAGAAGCATAAATAAGGAATTTATGAGTCATATGAATATGAGTATAGAGAGTATGAAACATATAGAAAAAATATGGCTTTTAAATGCGAAAACTTCCTAATGCAAAATCACCAGATAAAAAATTCAAGATGTTCTTCCAAAAGTCGAGAGTCAAATCAATCTACATTACAAAGACACAGCCATTGACATAAGAGTAAAAAAACGGATATCATAAGATCATGTGGCTATTTTGCCTCAGAAAAAAATAATGAAGATTTTATAAGTCTTCATTATTTTTTGAATTTACGTGTTGGTAATAGACATTATAGGAAGTATTGATGATTTGATTGAGAAATATGAAGAATTATTTATCGCCTTTAGGGATTATTTGTCTCTTTTTTACAAATGAATTAGTGAGAAGTCATCCTTAAAAGTTGAACTATCGGAAATGGTATATAAAACAGGAAAAAATGTAAAAAAATATGAATGATTCAATAATAATGTGATAGATTTATCAACTATGAAAAGTAATAATATTTGTATTAATGAATTTTCTAATGGCAATAAATTTAAAACAAATATAAAAACATATAATGGTGACTTATTATATGGCTCTATAAGACCTTATTTTAAGAAAGCCGGATTTTCAACGAATGCAAAGTTTGTTTGTGGAACAGTTTATTCATTTAACTCTTATAAGCCAGAATATTTTGTTTACCTTCTCTCAGTGATTTCAAGCGATGATTTTCATAAATTTACGTCACAGAATTCTAAAGGAACAAAAATGCCAGTAATTTCATGAAAAGACCTTATTAGATATAAATTTCTTTGTCCTAATGATAAAGATTTACTAGAATTTAATAATAAATTAATAGATCTTTTTAACCTAATTAAATCAAAAATGATTAGAATTAA is a genomic window containing:
- a CDS encoding restriction endonuclease subunit S produces the protein MVIDIIGSIDDLIEKYEELFIAFRDYLSLFYKWISEKSSLKVELSEMVYKTGKNVKKYEWFNNNVIDLSTMKSNNICINEFSNGNKFKTNIKTYNGDLLYGSIRPYFKKAGFSTNAKFVCGTVYSFNSYKPEYFVYLLSVISSDDFHKFTSQNSKGTKMPVISWKDLIRYKFLCPNDKDLLEFNNKLIDLFNLIKSKMIRIKFLKKIKELFLNHFFKKND